One Roseomonas gilardii subsp. gilardii genomic region harbors:
- a CDS encoding OmpA family protein: MLATTLFMAPGVAMAQSAWWTPPSWLATPVAQPITGLYLSGGAGWNHANKRNVTSDGGANGFFDATVNNRQGSFKFSEGWGGQIAVGWGFGNGLRAEVEGNFRDNPTSKVGGWSSRGVGTTSGNFFSGTGRMRQYGVMVNGYYDFQLPAWFPNMPIPVVPYVGGGVGWIWTDLDNVGGTRVNSVGRPGDNLTIDDTAGAFGYQGIAGLAFPIPAVPGLSLTAEYRYLGTLQTKYDGIVRTASGQIPTRGKFEIDGANNHSAMLGLRYALWTPPAPVAAPPVVPQAPQAVARTYLVFFDWDRYNLTDRARQIISEAAQNARTTGSTRIEVAGHADRSGTPQYNMGLSRRRADAVAAELVRQGIQRSEITVEAFGESRPLVPTADGVREPQNRRVEIVLR; encoded by the coding sequence TTGCTCGCGACGACCCTGTTCATGGCCCCCGGTGTCGCGATGGCGCAGTCTGCCTGGTGGACGCCGCCGAGCTGGCTCGCCACTCCCGTCGCACAGCCGATCACCGGCCTCTACCTCTCCGGCGGCGCCGGCTGGAACCACGCCAACAAGCGCAACGTCACCTCCGACGGCGGCGCCAACGGCTTCTTCGACGCCACGGTGAACAACCGCCAGGGCTCGTTCAAGTTCAGCGAAGGCTGGGGCGGCCAGATCGCTGTCGGCTGGGGCTTCGGCAACGGCCTGCGCGCCGAGGTCGAGGGCAACTTCCGCGACAACCCCACCAGCAAGGTCGGCGGCTGGTCCAGCCGTGGCGTCGGCACCACCAGCGGCAACTTCTTCAGCGGCACCGGCCGCATGCGCCAGTACGGCGTGATGGTGAACGGCTACTACGACTTCCAGCTGCCGGCCTGGTTCCCGAACATGCCGATCCCGGTCGTGCCCTATGTCGGCGGTGGCGTGGGCTGGATCTGGACGGATCTGGACAATGTCGGCGGCACGCGGGTGAACAGCGTCGGTCGTCCGGGCGACAACCTGACCATCGACGACACCGCGGGTGCCTTCGGCTACCAGGGCATCGCCGGCCTGGCCTTCCCGATCCCGGCCGTGCCTGGCCTGTCCCTGACGGCCGAGTACCGCTACCTCGGCACGCTGCAGACGAAGTATGACGGCATCGTCCGCACCGCTTCGGGCCAGATCCCGACCCGCGGCAAGTTCGAGATCGACGGCGCGAACAACCACTCCGCCATGCTGGGCCTGCGCTACGCGCTCTGGACCCCGCCGGCGCCCGTGGCCGCTCCGCCGGTCGTGCCGCAGGCTCCGCAGGCCGTGGCCCGCACCTACCTCGTGTTCTTCGATTGGGACCGTTACAACCTGACGGACCGCGCCCGGCAGATCATCTCCGAGGCGGCGCAGAACGCGCGGACCACGGGTTCGACCCGCATCGAGGTGGCCGGCCACGCCGACCGCTCCGGCACGCCGCAGTACAACATGGGCCTGTCGCGCCGCCGCGCCGACGCCGTGGCCGCCGAGCTGGTGCGTCAGGGCATCCAGCGTTCGGAGATCACGGTCGAGGCTTTCGGCGAGAGCCGTCCGCTGGTGCCGACCGCCGATGGCGTGCGCGAGCCGCAGAACCGCCGCGTGGAGATCGTCCTGCGCTGA
- the rpmG gene encoding 50S ribosomal protein L33: MAKSNTIQIKLLSTAETGYFYVTKKNTRNAQGKLELKKYDPVARKHVVFREAKIK, translated from the coding sequence ATGGCCAAGTCCAACACGATCCAGATCAAGCTCCTCAGCACCGCCGAGACCGGCTACTTCTACGTCACGAAGAAGAACACCCGGAATGCCCAGGGCAAGCTGGAGCTGAAGAAGTACGACCCGGTGGCGCGCAAGCACGTCGTCTTCCGCGAAGCCAAGATCAAGTAA
- the rnr gene encoding ribonuclease R, with product MRAFLRASGGTVGKSQIVRHFGLGVEHRPALRALLKELKTEGGAAPSGRRSFRHAANLPETAIVEVFGTDPDGDPLARPVNWEGGRPPLIYMRPEPRGQPALAPGERVLARLKPAGREKYEGRTIRRLAEQGSSRVLGMFEKGLVRPVDRRIRADWRVPPGEEGGAEDGDLVLAEPLPGHGLGLRPVRVLERLGKMGEPRSVSLICIHAHGIPDTFDGEALRQAERARGVGPEGREDLRDLPLVTIDGEDARDFDDAVHAERDGEGWQVTVAIADVAHYVRPGSPLDREARRRGNSVYFPDRVVPMLPEALSNGWCSLRPDEDRGCLFVRMRFDAEGRKQSHRFGRCIMRSTARLTYEAVQSAQEAGEARFADLYGAYRALLGAREKRGTLDLDLPERKVELSPEGKVLAVRPRERLDSHRLIEEFMVAANVCAAEELGRLHQPCMYRIHDRPSDAKLEGLRQFLETFGLSLPPGTELRPRDFAQLLEQVKDRPEERLVHETVLRAQSQAEYAPDNIGHFGLALRRYAHFTSPIRRYADLLVHRALIAGLRLGPDGLTSEEAQGFTEIGEDITRTERRAAQAERDAVDRYLTAYMADHVGASFAARVSGVTRFGLFVTLDTNGASGIVPVRVLPDDRWEHEEGAQRLVGRHTGLAFSLGQPVEVRLAEAMPLTGSLTFDILQSDPRAGRKAGGRRPASGKTRSAASSRRR from the coding sequence TTGCGTGCCTTCCTGCGCGCCTCCGGCGGCACGGTGGGCAAGAGCCAGATCGTGCGGCATTTCGGCCTGGGCGTGGAACACCGCCCGGCGCTGCGTGCGCTGCTGAAGGAGCTGAAGACCGAAGGCGGCGCCGCGCCGTCCGGCCGGCGTTCCTTCCGCCATGCGGCCAACCTGCCGGAAACCGCGATCGTCGAAGTCTTCGGCACCGATCCGGATGGCGATCCCCTCGCCCGCCCGGTGAACTGGGAAGGCGGGCGCCCACCGCTGATCTACATGCGCCCCGAGCCCAGGGGGCAGCCCGCCCTGGCGCCGGGGGAGCGGGTGCTGGCGCGGCTGAAGCCGGCGGGGCGCGAGAAGTACGAGGGCCGCACCATCCGCCGCTTGGCGGAACAGGGCTCCTCCCGCGTGCTGGGCATGTTCGAGAAGGGCTTGGTCCGCCCCGTGGACCGGCGCATCCGGGCCGATTGGCGCGTGCCGCCCGGCGAGGAAGGTGGGGCGGAGGATGGCGACCTGGTCCTGGCGGAACCCCTGCCCGGCCACGGACTCGGCCTGCGCCCCGTGCGGGTGCTGGAGCGGCTGGGGAAGATGGGCGAGCCACGCTCGGTCTCGCTGATCTGCATCCATGCCCATGGCATCCCCGACACCTTCGACGGCGAGGCGCTGCGCCAGGCCGAGCGTGCCCGTGGTGTCGGGCCGGAGGGGCGCGAGGACCTGCGCGACCTGCCGCTGGTCACCATCGACGGCGAGGATGCGCGGGATTTCGACGATGCCGTGCATGCCGAACGCGATGGCGAGGGCTGGCAGGTGACGGTCGCCATCGCCGATGTGGCGCATTACGTCCGCCCCGGCTCCCCGCTGGACCGGGAGGCGCGGCGGCGCGGCAACAGCGTCTATTTCCCCGACCGGGTGGTGCCGATGCTGCCGGAGGCGCTCAGCAACGGCTGGTGCTCGCTGCGGCCGGACGAGGATCGCGGCTGCCTCTTCGTGCGGATGCGCTTCGATGCGGAGGGGCGGAAGCAGTCGCACCGCTTCGGGCGCTGCATCATGCGCTCCACTGCCCGGCTGACCTATGAGGCAGTGCAATCGGCGCAGGAGGCCGGCGAGGCGCGGTTCGCGGATCTGTACGGTGCCTATCGCGCCCTGCTCGGCGCGCGGGAAAAGCGCGGTACGCTGGATCTCGACCTGCCGGAACGGAAGGTGGAGCTGAGCCCGGAAGGCAAGGTCCTCGCCGTGCGGCCACGGGAGCGACTCGATAGCCACCGGCTGATCGAGGAGTTCATGGTCGCCGCCAATGTCTGCGCGGCGGAGGAGCTGGGGCGCCTGCACCAGCCCTGCATGTACCGCATCCATGATCGCCCCTCGGATGCGAAGCTGGAAGGGCTGCGGCAGTTCCTGGAGACGTTCGGCCTGTCCCTGCCACCCGGCACCGAGTTGCGCCCGCGCGACTTCGCGCAACTCCTGGAACAGGTGAAGGACCGCCCGGAGGAGCGGCTCGTGCACGAGACGGTGCTGCGCGCCCAGTCCCAGGCCGAATACGCGCCGGACAATATCGGTCATTTCGGCCTCGCGCTGCGCCGCTATGCGCATTTCACGAGTCCGATCCGCCGTTATGCGGACCTTCTGGTCCATCGCGCCCTGATCGCCGGTTTACGCCTCGGTCCGGATGGCCTGACTAGCGAGGAAGCGCAGGGGTTTACCGAGATCGGTGAAGACATCACGCGAACCGAGCGCCGCGCCGCGCAGGCGGAGCGCGACGCGGTGGACCGCTATCTCACCGCCTATATGGCGGACCATGTCGGTGCTAGCTTCGCGGCACGGGTTTCCGGGGTGACACGCTTCGGTCTCTTCGTCACGCTGGACACCAATGGCGCGAGTGGAATTGTTCCGGTTCGCGTCTTGCCGGATGACCGATGGGAGCACGAGGAAGGCGCGCAGCGCTTGGTGGGCCGTCATACGGGCCTCGCCTTCTCGTTGGGACAGCCGGTCGAGGTCCGCTTGGCCGAAGCCATGCCCCTGACCGGCAGCCTGACATTCGATATCCTGCAAAGCGACCCACGCGCGGGGCGCAAGGCGGGCGGAAGGCGTCCTGCCAGCGGAAAGACCCGTTCCGCCGCATCCTCGCGGCGGCGCTGA
- a CDS encoding DUF3253 domain-containing protein, whose translation MADPLTPDAAAKAPPPDRERIAESIRRLATQRGAEKSICPSEVARELGGESWRSLMRPVRDTALELARRGEIEVLRKGKPVEPGPKGHGDVRGVIRLRIAAR comes from the coding sequence ATGGCTGATCCCCTGACCCCTGATGCCGCCGCCAAGGCTCCGCCGCCCGACCGGGAGCGGATCGCCGAAAGCATCCGGCGCCTCGCCACGCAGCGTGGCGCGGAGAAGTCCATCTGCCCCAGCGAGGTCGCCCGCGAGCTGGGCGGCGAATCCTGGCGCAGCCTGATGCGGCCGGTGCGCGACACGGCGCTGGAACTGGCCCGCCGGGGCGAGATCGAGGTCCTGCGCAAGGGCAAGCCGGTGGAACCCGGCCCCAAGGGGCATGGCGATGTGCGCGGGGTCATCCGCCTCCGGATCGCCGCGCGCTGA
- a CDS encoding class I SAM-dependent methyltransferase yields MVAWLPEHAEAFLGKDGLIDTRRLLDATAEAERLARLDSQHEGIPVSDPRFHMPFSDPATVREVLPQLTVALHLLQAEPGHRVLDLGCGHGWLSRLLAQQGLEVQAVDPSATVIGKAKAFVSVHLPQLAARLKTGVLEKGRIPLPDASVDRIIAFHSLHRLGDLAALLPEMQRVLAEGGRAVIMTAAPGQSRSPAAQARMRATGIAEPETDPAAIQAAAAAAGFARCEFGLATRQPLVMGAAAYTAELERVSRQDKPDAAPSPAVQERGFAELNAWLRQDCCIVLSRTGEAPDSREIPPLAKRKAPIAEISILSGTATKQKLSLTVAIRNLGGYRWRPGGTGAGGVNLGVMRRLADGTLERDFRRVRLSAQEIMPGETVQIVFELPLQDAQGWNMDLVAEGVSWFGAEIALDRTGAAVPKAG; encoded by the coding sequence ATGGTGGCTTGGCTGCCCGAACATGCGGAGGCCTTCCTCGGCAAGGATGGGCTGATTGACACACGCCGTCTTCTGGACGCGACCGCGGAGGCGGAACGGCTGGCACGGCTGGACAGCCAGCACGAAGGCATTCCGGTCAGCGATCCACGGTTCCACATGCCCTTCTCGGACCCGGCGACGGTGCGTGAGGTGCTGCCGCAACTGACCGTGGCCCTCCATCTCCTGCAGGCTGAGCCCGGGCATCGCGTGCTGGATCTCGGCTGCGGCCATGGCTGGCTGTCGCGCCTGCTGGCGCAGCAGGGGCTGGAGGTGCAGGCGGTCGATCCTTCCGCCACCGTGATCGGCAAGGCGAAGGCCTTCGTCTCGGTCCACCTGCCCCAACTCGCGGCACGGCTGAAGACAGGCGTGCTGGAGAAGGGCCGGATTCCCCTCCCCGACGCCTCGGTGGACCGGATCATCGCCTTCCACAGCCTGCACCGGCTCGGGGACCTCGCCGCGCTGCTGCCGGAGATGCAGCGGGTGCTGGCGGAGGGCGGCCGCGCGGTGATCATGACCGCGGCGCCCGGCCAGTCCCGTTCCCCGGCGGCGCAGGCGAGGATGCGGGCCACCGGCATCGCCGAGCCGGAAACGGACCCCGCCGCGATCCAGGCCGCCGCCGCCGCCGCGGGCTTCGCGCGCTGCGAGTTCGGCCTGGCGACTCGCCAGCCCCTCGTGATGGGCGCGGCAGCCTATACCGCCGAACTGGAGCGCGTCTCGCGCCAGGACAAGCCCGACGCCGCGCCCTCCCCGGCTGTGCAGGAGCGGGGCTTCGCGGAGCTGAATGCCTGGTTGCGCCAGGACTGCTGCATCGTGCTCAGCCGCACCGGGGAGGCGCCGGACAGCCGCGAGATCCCACCCCTGGCCAAGCGCAAGGCGCCGATCGCCGAGATCTCCATCCTGTCAGGCACGGCGACCAAGCAGAAGCTGTCGCTCACCGTGGCGATCCGCAATCTCGGCGGCTATCGCTGGCGTCCGGGAGGAACCGGTGCGGGCGGCGTCAACCTCGGCGTGATGCGGCGCCTGGCGGACGGCACGCTGGAGCGCGACTTCCGCCGCGTCCGGCTGAGCGCGCAGGAGATCATGCCCGGGGAGACGGTACAGATCGTCTTCGAACTGCCGCTGCAGGACGCTCAGGGCTGGAACATGGACCTGGTCGCCGAGGGCGTGAGCTGGTTCGGGGCCGAGATCGCCCTGGACCGCACCGGCGCGGCCGTGCCGAAGGCCGGTTGA
- a CDS encoding PleD family two-component system response regulator → MSARILVVDDIATNIHLLEARLRAEYYEVASASSGPAAIRLAEEWAPDVILLDVMMPGMDGYEVCRRLKAQKQTGHIPVVMITALTDQSERIRGLEAGADDFLSKPVDHAMLFARLRALLRTKQVLDAFHIRSESTGDLGMTGGLRALNSMIGTRAIVITEDREESRFLEEALAEDGVVCFVATDHGAAWNALMSGEFELAVLSLSFDAGDGLRFASRLRAQSGTRDLPVLLVADPAQRQLVLRGFDLGANDHVLRPVDRNEMRARARNQIRRKLYQDRLREDLQRTLEAAVTDSLTGLRNRLYASRHLEAMLRSGGASVLLMDVDHFKRVNDTFGHAGGDVVLREVAQRLRANLRSSDIVARYGGEEFLVIMASRSPADVANVAERLRLAVGEEPVWLPSGPVRVTISIGGASGGDGVLLDDLLASADGALYRAKAAGRNRLEIARSGTGAAA, encoded by the coding sequence GTGAGCGCCCGCATCCTGGTGGTGGATGACATCGCGACGAACATCCACCTGCTGGAAGCCCGCCTCCGGGCCGAATACTACGAGGTCGCCTCTGCCAGCTCCGGCCCGGCGGCCATCCGCCTGGCCGAGGAATGGGCGCCCGACGTCATCCTGCTGGACGTGATGATGCCGGGGATGGATGGCTACGAGGTCTGCCGCCGCCTGAAGGCGCAGAAGCAGACCGGCCATATCCCCGTGGTCATGATCACCGCCCTGACGGATCAGAGCGAGCGCATCCGCGGCCTGGAAGCGGGCGCGGACGACTTCCTGTCCAAGCCGGTCGATCACGCCATGCTCTTCGCGCGGCTGCGTGCCCTGCTGCGCACCAAGCAGGTCCTGGACGCCTTCCACATCCGCTCCGAGAGCACCGGCGACCTGGGCATGACCGGCGGGCTGCGCGCGCTGAACAGCATGATCGGCACGCGCGCCATCGTCATCACCGAGGACCGCGAGGAATCGCGCTTCCTGGAGGAGGCGCTGGCCGAGGATGGCGTGGTCTGCTTCGTGGCTACCGACCATGGCGCGGCCTGGAACGCGCTGATGTCGGGCGAGTTCGAGCTGGCCGTGCTGAGCCTCTCCTTCGATGCCGGCGACGGTCTGCGCTTCGCCTCCCGGCTCCGGGCGCAGTCCGGCACGCGCGACCTGCCGGTGCTGCTGGTCGCCGATCCGGCGCAGCGGCAGCTCGTGCTCCGCGGCTTCGACCTCGGCGCCAACGACCATGTACTGCGCCCGGTGGACCGCAACGAGATGCGGGCGCGGGCGCGCAACCAGATCCGGCGCAAGCTCTATCAGGACCGGCTGCGCGAGGATCTCCAGCGCACGCTGGAGGCGGCGGTCACCGACAGCCTGACCGGCCTGCGCAACAGGCTCTACGCCTCCCGCCATCTGGAGGCGATGCTGCGTTCCGGCGGTGCCTCGGTGCTGCTGATGGATGTGGATCACTTCAAGCGCGTGAACGACACCTTCGGCCATGCCGGCGGCGATGTGGTGCTGCGCGAGGTCGCGCAGCGCCTGCGGGCCAACCTGCGCTCCTCCGATATCGTGGCCCGCTATGGCGGCGAGGAATTCCTGGTCATCATGGCCAGCCGCTCCCCCGCTGATGTGGCGAATGTGGCGGAACGCCTGCGCCTGGCGGTGGGAGAGGAGCCCGTCTGGCTGCCTTCCGGCCCGGTCCGGGTGACCATCAGCATCGGCGGCGCCAGCGGTGGGGACGGCGTCCTGCTGGACGACCTCCTGGCCTCGGCGGATGGCGCGCTCTACCGCGCCAAGGCCGCCGGGCGGAACCGGCTCGAAATCGCGCGCAGCGGAACCGGCGCGGCGGCCTGA
- a CDS encoding pyridoxamine 5'-phosphate oxidase family protein — protein MITGAAVPEAGQILPEILDLLQAAPGDRESGWRLLALATGTPSGPRQRMVVLRHFEPGSLTLRLHSDARSGKVHEIAADSCVSLLGWDAARQWQVRLEGEARLHRDGALADRAWTEMPDGERRSYAAPDPPGSTVPAPPPPPTVTPRARANFCVITIRLRQMEWLHLDPERHRRACFRFLGHGVEARWLIP, from the coding sequence GTGATCACCGGTGCGGCGGTACCGGAAGCGGGGCAGATCCTGCCGGAGATCCTTGATCTCCTGCAGGCGGCACCCGGCGACCGGGAAAGCGGATGGCGGCTGCTCGCCCTGGCCACCGGCACCCCGTCCGGGCCACGCCAGCGCATGGTGGTGCTGCGCCACTTCGAGCCCGGCAGCCTGACCCTGCGGCTGCACAGCGATGCGCGCTCCGGCAAGGTGCACGAGATCGCGGCCGATTCATGTGTTTCCCTGCTCGGCTGGGATGCCGCGCGGCAATGGCAGGTGCGGCTGGAGGGTGAGGCACGGCTGCATCGCGACGGCGCCCTGGCCGACCGGGCCTGGACCGAAATGCCCGATGGCGAGCGCCGCAGCTACGCGGCCCCCGACCCGCCCGGCAGCACCGTACCCGCCCCTCCCCCACCACCCACCGTGACGCCCCGGGCCCGCGCGAATTTCTGTGTCATCACCATCAGGCTGCGGCAGATGGAGTGGCTTCACCTCGACCCCGAACGACACCGCCGGGCCTGCTTCCGTTTCCTGGGCCATGGCGTGGAGGCAAGATGGCTGATCCCCTGA
- a CDS encoding glutathione S-transferase family protein has product MIEVWSWPTPNGHKVHIALEELGLPYRVVPVNIGAGEQFRPEFLAITPNHRIPAIVDPDGPGGQPLQLFESGAILIYLAEKAGRLIPADPVERLKALQWLMFQMGGVGPMFGQYNHFAAYAPERIPYAVERYGNEVRRLHGVLEKRLAEAEWLAGGEYSIADIATFPWIRNPDRRGIDLSDYPSVRRWHDAIAARPAVQRGVAVLSDRSRQGPITDTERENMFGKTQFARR; this is encoded by the coding sequence ATGATCGAAGTCTGGAGCTGGCCCACACCCAATGGCCACAAGGTCCATATCGCGCTTGAGGAGCTGGGCCTGCCTTATCGTGTGGTGCCCGTGAACATCGGGGCGGGGGAGCAGTTCCGCCCGGAATTCCTGGCCATCACGCCGAACCACCGCATCCCCGCCATCGTCGATCCGGACGGGCCGGGCGGGCAGCCGCTCCAGCTCTTCGAGAGCGGCGCCATCCTGATCTATCTGGCCGAGAAGGCCGGCCGCCTGATCCCCGCGGATCCGGTGGAACGGCTGAAGGCGCTGCAATGGCTGATGTTCCAGATGGGCGGCGTCGGGCCGATGTTCGGCCAGTACAACCACTTCGCCGCCTATGCTCCGGAGCGCATCCCCTATGCCGTGGAACGCTATGGCAACGAAGTCCGGCGGCTGCACGGGGTGCTGGAGAAGCGCCTGGCGGAAGCCGAATGGCTGGCCGGGGGCGAGTATTCCATCGCCGACATCGCCACCTTCCCCTGGATCCGGAACCCCGACCGGCGTGGCATCGACCTGTCCGACTACCCCTCGGTCCGGCGCTGGCACGATGCGATTGCCGCCCGCCCGGCCGTCCAGCGCGGGGTCGCCGTACTGTCCGACCGTTCGCGCCAGGGGCCGATCACCGATACGGAGCGGGAGAACATGTTCGGCAAGACCCAGTTTGCCCGGCGCTGA
- a CDS encoding S41 family peptidase, which produces MTPPDLALWALRGLTAIEPGFDVESRDGVLRVSLLGRSLAQRAIPGTLAEAATVLSWLYGAAWGVSPTLRRAGADAVLQASFDEVFNHLDPYSRYVSPATADSDRDRRMGTAGLGLQVEGGPRGATVLAVMPDSPAEAAGLQTGDVLLSLNGISLARQTPERLAALLEGPLGSRARLRIQRGRSHRNIVLRREVVPPQTVRTARQGDALVLRITAFSSDTADQLGEALLMAFDHPTAPAPRSLILDLRGNRGGFLREAIRVVDNILPSGIVARTDGRHPDARRVWHAAGMDLTQGRPIAILVDGRTASSAEIVTAALSDNGRAAVVGSATMGKGLIQILVPLPNEGELSLSWSRILAPDGWPLQSLGVLPSLCTSLGADSTARSLERLAQGDAPMGAVLRRQRQARVPVLPSEITALRGACPPPRAGTAISRQRSRCCRIRKPTAPPQRSDGAAARERPAWVPSGR; this is translated from the coding sequence GTGACGCCGCCCGACCTCGCCCTCTGGGCCCTGCGCGGGCTGACGGCCATCGAACCGGGCTTCGACGTGGAGTCGCGCGATGGCGTGCTGCGCGTCTCGCTGCTGGGGCGGAGCCTGGCGCAGCGCGCCATACCGGGCACGCTGGCCGAGGCCGCCACCGTGCTGTCCTGGCTCTATGGCGCGGCCTGGGGGGTCTCCCCCACCCTGCGGCGGGCCGGCGCGGATGCGGTGCTGCAAGCCAGTTTCGATGAGGTGTTCAACCACCTCGATCCCTATAGCCGCTATGTTTCCCCCGCCACCGCCGACAGCGACCGCGACCGCCGCATGGGCACTGCCGGGCTGGGCCTCCAGGTCGAGGGCGGGCCGCGTGGCGCCACAGTGCTGGCCGTGATGCCCGACAGCCCCGCCGAGGCGGCCGGGCTGCAGACAGGGGACGTGCTGCTGAGCCTGAACGGCATCTCGCTGGCCCGGCAGACGCCGGAGCGGCTGGCGGCGCTGCTGGAAGGCCCCCTGGGCTCGCGCGCGCGCCTGCGCATTCAGCGCGGCCGCAGCCACCGCAACATCGTGCTCCGGCGAGAGGTCGTGCCACCGCAGACCGTCCGCACCGCGCGGCAGGGCGATGCGCTGGTGCTGCGGATCACCGCCTTCTCCTCCGACACGGCGGACCAGCTTGGCGAGGCGCTGCTGATGGCCTTCGACCATCCCACGGCCCCGGCACCGCGGAGCCTGATCCTGGACCTGCGCGGCAACCGGGGCGGCTTCCTGCGCGAGGCGATCCGGGTGGTGGACAACATCCTGCCCAGCGGCATCGTCGCCCGCACCGATGGACGGCATCCGGATGCGCGCCGCGTCTGGCACGCGGCGGGGATGGATCTCACCCAGGGGCGGCCGATCGCCATCCTGGTCGATGGCCGCACCGCCTCCTCGGCGGAGATCGTGACGGCGGCGCTGTCCGACAACGGCAGGGCGGCGGTGGTGGGCAGCGCCACGATGGGCAAGGGGTTGATCCAGATCCTGGTGCCGCTGCCGAACGAGGGCGAGCTCTCGCTCTCCTGGTCCCGCATCCTGGCCCCGGATGGCTGGCCCCTGCAGTCGCTGGGCGTGCTGCCCTCCCTCTGCACCAGCCTCGGGGCGGACAGCACCGCCCGGAGCCTGGAGCGGCTGGCCCAGGGGGATGCCCCCATGGGCGCCGTGCTGCGGCGGCAGCGGCAGGCACGGGTGCCGGTGCTGCCCAGCGAGATCACGGCCCTCCGGGGTGCCTGCCCCCCGCCGAGGGCCGGGACGGCGATCTCCAGGCAGCGGTCACGCTGCTGTCGAATCCGGAAGCCTACCGCGCCGCCACAGCGAAGTGACGGCGCGGCCGCGAGGGAGCGCCCGGCATGGGTGCCATCCGGCCGGTGA